A region of the Roseovarius nanhaiticus genome:
GGTGATGTGGTCTGTCATGCCGAGCCCCGGAATGACGAATAGCCTGTCAGAACGGGGCACGTCGCCGAAGGCATGCTGGACCAGCGTGACCGACCCGTTAGAGGCCCTCGCCGAGACACCGTCTTCGGAGGCATAGGACCAGGTGTAGAGCGGCGCATCCCCGATCATGTTCGCGATGCGCAACGGCTCGATCGCGCAGGCCAAGGTCAGGTGGGTGTGATTCTCGACCAAGAGAAAGACGAAGTGCTGTGGGCTCATACTAGCATTCTTCGGAATGGGGGCGGTGGCGGGGGTCGTATTTGATACGAAAGATGTCGATCAACTATATACACACTTTATAAAGTCGGTATAGACATGATCGACGCCATTCCCGAACGAGATGAAGGAGAGCCGCGTGACAGCGGATGCCAAGATGACCAAAGCGATGCTTTACGACCATCTGAGGATGGAGATCCTGTCCACTCGGATGGCACCGGGCGCCGATGTGGACGAGGCCGCATTGTCGGCCCGCTTCTCGATATCGCGTACCCCGCTGCGCGAGGTGCTGCGGCAGCTCGCGGGTGAGGGATATGTCGTGCTGCGCGAAAATCGCTCGGTCCGCGTGACGGACATGTCCTTCGCGACCATGCGGGATTTCTTTGTGGCGGCTCCGATGATCTATGGGGCCGTGTTGCGCTTGGCTGCGCGAAATGCACGGCCGGGCCAGCTGGATGCGTTGCACGAGGCGCAGGCGCGCTTCAAAAGCGCGCTCAGCAAAGGCACTGCCGTGGACCGTGCGCTTGCCAATAACCGCTTTCACGAAGTCACTGGCGAGATGGCAGGCAACATCTATCTGCTGCCGTCCTTTCAGCGCCTGCTGATCGATCACGCGCGGATCGGCACCACCTTTTACCGACCGCAATCCAACGAAATGGCCGACAACCTCAACAAGGCAAGCCACCAGCACGACGAAATCATCGCCGCGATCGCGGCGGGTGATGAGCTGCGTGCCGGTCAACTGGCCGATGAGCACTGGAACCTATCGCGCGGGCAGATCGAGCTTTTCGTGATGCCCGGCAGCCTCGATCTGCCCCTCGGCGCCCTGCCCAAGGCGACAACCGGATGAGAAACACATGACCCCGATTTTCAGATTTGACGGAATCTATACGCCCGTCGTCACACCCTTCGCCGATGATCACTCGGTCCGCTGGGATGCCTTGGCCGACATCATCGACTGGCTGATCGAACAGGGCGTTCACGGCCTGATCACCGGTGGCTCCACCGGCGAGAATTATGCCCAGACCGTTGCCGAGCGGATCGAGGTCGCGCGCTTTACCGTTCAGCACGTCAAGGGCCGGCTGCCCGTGATCGTGGGCACGGGCGCGATGCTCACCGGCGATTCCATTGCGCTGGCCAAGGCTGCGCGCGAGATGGGCGCCGATGCGATTTTGCTGGCCTCGCCCGCCTATTCCGTGCCGACGGATCGCGAAAATGCGCTGAACGCACTGGCCATCGACAAGGCGGCAGATCTGCCGATCATGCTTTACAACTATCCGGGCAGGACCGGGACCATGATGGGCGAGGAGTTTCTGGACCGCGTGGGTCGGTCGCGCAATTTCTGCGGGATCAAGGAAAGCTCGGGCGACATCAACCGCGTCCACCTTCTGGCGCGCGATTATCCGCATATCCAGCTGGGCTGCGGCATGGATGATCAGGCGTTGGAATTCTTCGCCTGGGGCGCGCCCTTCTGGGTCTGCGGCGGATCGAATTTCCTGCCCGCCGAGCATGTGGCGCTCTACGAGGCATGCGTGTTGCAGGGCGATTTCGCCAAGGGCCGACGGATCATGTCGGCGATGATGCCCCTGATGCGGGTGCTGGAACAGGGCGGCAAGTTCATTCAGACGATCAAGCATGGCGTGACGATGAACGGGATCGACTGCGAGATCGTCCGCCCGCCGCTGAAGGGGCTGAACAAGGACGACAAACGGGCGCTGGAACAGGTGACCCGTGTGCTGAAGAAAACCATAGCCGATATCCGCGCGGAGGGCACGACATGAGCTTGGCGACCAAAGACGAATACAAGGCCATCGCGGCCGATATGGACTTTCCGGTCGGCGCGTTCATCGACGGCGGCTATCGCCCGGCCATCTCGGGCAAGACATTCGCGACTGTGAACCCGGCGACCGGTGTCGAGCTGGCGCAGGTCGCCTCCTGCGGCGCGGAGGACGTGGATTTCGCGGTGGCCAAGGCGCGCGAGGCATTTGACGACGG
Encoded here:
- a CDS encoding GntR family transcriptional regulator, with protein sequence MTADAKMTKAMLYDHLRMEILSTRMAPGADVDEAALSARFSISRTPLREVLRQLAGEGYVVLRENRSVRVTDMSFATMRDFFVAAPMIYGAVLRLAARNARPGQLDALHEAQARFKSALSKGTAVDRALANNRFHEVTGEMAGNIYLLPSFQRLLIDHARIGTTFYRPQSNEMADNLNKASHQHDEIIAAIAAGDELRAGQLADEHWNLSRGQIELFVMPGSLDLPLGALPKATTG
- a CDS encoding dihydrodipicolinate synthase family protein; translated protein: MTPIFRFDGIYTPVVTPFADDHSVRWDALADIIDWLIEQGVHGLITGGSTGENYAQTVAERIEVARFTVQHVKGRLPVIVGTGAMLTGDSIALAKAAREMGADAILLASPAYSVPTDRENALNALAIDKAADLPIMLYNYPGRTGTMMGEEFLDRVGRSRNFCGIKESSGDINRVHLLARDYPHIQLGCGMDDQALEFFAWGAPFWVCGGSNFLPAEHVALYEACVLQGDFAKGRRIMSAMMPLMRVLEQGGKFIQTIKHGVTMNGIDCEIVRPPLKGLNKDDKRALEQVTRVLKKTIADIRAEGTT